The Thermoflexus sp. genome includes the window GAAGCCGGTCAGCTTGTGGAGCTGCGCCGGGCGGCGTAGGGCGCATCCGGAGGCCTGGCAGGCTGCCCGTGAGCGCCCCTGCCCAACCGCGGAACCCGGGGAATTCATGCCGTCCGATAAAAGGTCCTCCGCACAACCTCCAATCCCTCGATAAGGCGATCCACTTCCTCAAGCGTGTTGTAAAGATAGAAGCTGGCCCGGGCGGTCGCAGTGAGCCCCAGGCGTTCGTGCAGGGGCATGGCGCAGTGATGGCCGGCCCGGATACAGATCCCTTCCCGATCCAGGATCGTCGCGATGTCGTGGGGATGCACCCGATCCATCGCAAAGGACACCACGCCCCCGCGCTCGGCCGGGGGAGGGCCAACGATCCGGACGCCCGGGATTTCGCTTAGCCGTTCCATCGCATAGGCCGCCAGCATCTGCTCGTGGCGGTGGATGGCCTCCAGGCCGATGCGGCTCAGGTAATCCACCGCCGCGCCCAGGCCGATCGCCTCGGCGATCGCCGGGGTTCCGGCCTCAAACTTATAGGGGAGATCATTCCACTCCGCGCCTTCAAAGGTGACCCGGCGGATCATATCGCCGCCGCCCAGGAAGGGCGGCATGGCCTCCAGGAGTTCCCGCCGCCCCCATAGCACGCCGATGCCGGTCGGCCCACACATCTTGTGGCCGGAGAAAGCCAGGAAATCGCATCCCAGTTCCTGCACGTTCACCGGGATGTGGGGCACTCCCTGGGCTCCATCGACCAGCACGATCGCCCCCGCGGCATGGGCCTTCTCAATAATCGGCCGCAGCGGATTGATGGTCCCCAGCACATTGGACATCATCGTCACCGCCACCAAGCGGGTCCGTTCGGTGATCAGTGCATCCAGGAGATCCAGCCGCAGGCGGCCCTCCTCATCGATCGGGATGTAGCGGATGCGAAGGCCCTTTTCCTGAGCAACCAGGAACCAGGGGACCAGGTTGCTGTGATGTTCCATTTCGGTGAGGAGGATCTCATCGCCCTCCCGGAGAAAAGGACGAGCCCAGGCGTAGGCGACCAGGTTGATAGCTTCCGTGGCGTTCCGGGTGAAGATGATCTCCCTGGGGGAGGCAGCGCCGACGAAGGCGGCGATCTTACGGCGGGCTTCCTCATAAAGGGCCGTGGCCTGTTCGCTCAGCATGTAAACTCCCCGGTGAACGTTCGCATGGGTGGTCCGATAGTATTCGTTCATCGCCTCGATCACCGGGAGCGGCTTCTGGGAGCTGGCTGCGCTATCCAGGAAGACCAGAGGTTTCCCACGGATCGTCTGCTGGAGGATAGGGAAATCCGCCCGGATGCGTTCGACATCCAGTTCTGTTCGCAGCGCCACGCTCTTCATACGGCCCTCCGCAAGGATTCGCACCGATCTCATTTTAACGCGACTCGTTCTCGAACCATCTTCTCCCGGCCGGTTGTAGATAGAGCAGGGGGCTTGGCCGCCCACCCCATTCATTCCAGACCCTCACCCGCGGATGCGGAAGGCCCTCCTAGCGACTCAGGGATCTTCAGAACTCTTCCTCAGGCGGGACGCCCAGCTTGCGGTGAATAATGGCATCCGCCTGGCGTCGGATATCCGGCACCGGGATGCGATCCAGAACCGGAGCGAAAAATCCTTCCACGATCAGGCGGGTGGCGACAGCGCGAGAGAGCCCGCGGGACATCAGATAGAAAAGCTCCTCTTCATTGATCTGCCCCACGGTCGCGCCATGGGTGCACCGCAGGTCATTGGCCATAATCTCCAGGCCCGGGATGGAATCCGCGCGGGCGTGGGGGGAAAGGATGAGATTGCGGTTCGCCTGATAGGCGTCGGTCTTCTGAGCCCCCGGGTGCGCACGGATCATCCCCTGCCATACGGAGCGGGCGCGATCTTTGAGGGCGACCTTGTAAAGCAGATCGCTCTTGGTATAAGGGGCGATATGATCCTGCTCCGTGTCATAATCCGCATGTTGCTGGCCGTCCAGGAAGAAGATGCCCGACATATAAGCGGTAGCGCCACGGCCGATCAGGGCGACCTCCAGGAACGTCTTGGTGATCCCTCCGCCCATCCCGATCACCACCCAATCGAGGGTGCTGTCGCGGTCCACGAAGGCCCGCTCGTGGGTGAAATTCCACATATAGCGTCCCCAGTTCTGGAGGGCGATGTAGGTCAGCCGTGCGTTCTCCTTCAGGTGGATCTCCACAGTTCCGTTATGAAAGGCGGCCCCCACCGCATCGTCGGCCAGGCGCTCATCGATAAAGGTCACCTGCGCGCCGGGCTCCACCACAATCAGGATGCGGGAGAGATCCGTGGGCGCGCCCTGCAACCCGATCACGGCGCGCAAAGGCAGTGGGATCTCCAGATCCCGGGGCACATAGAGGAAGATCCCGTTGCGCCAGAACGCGGCGTTCATCGCCGCGAAGAATCCATCCCCCGGTCGCACGATCTCCCCCAGATAGGGGGCGACCCGATCGGGATGCTCCCGGATCGCGGTCAGCAGATCCGTGAAGATCAACCCCCGGCGCTCCAGCCGTTCGTCCGCCCAGCGAAGCAGAGGACGACCGTTGAACAGCAATAACCCCCCGGCCAGGTCGTCCCGCCGCTCCGGGATCTGCCGCATCTCCTCCGGCGGGGTTGCCCCATCGCTCACGATTACCGTCTCCAGCTCTTCGATGGCCAGAGCCCGGATATCGGTCCGCCGCCATGCCTCATCGTTCGGCCCTGGCTTGGGGGTCTCGCGCAGGATCTGCCAGGCCTCCCGGCGGGCCTGACGGAGCCATTCGGGTTCCTCGCGGGTTTCCAGAAACGCTTCGAACGCTTCGGGGCCAATGCCCCGGGCCTCTCGAAGAAGGTGAGCTTCCGCCATGGGATGCTTGAACCTCCTTGAAGCTTGCGCCCTAAGTGGACATGCGCGCAGGATGCTGAGGGCATCGGATGGGTCTGCTGGGAAGGCGTCAAGCGAAGCCAGCGTTCGCTGGGCGCGGGGCGCCCCGGCCCATCTTTACCGTAGGCCGGAGCGCCGCCGATCGCCCGACCTCCTCCTGCAACCCCGGCAGGATTAACCTACCGAGCCGGACATCTGCAGGCGGATGAGCCGGTTCATTTCCACGGCGTATTCCATCGGCAGCTCCTTCACCAGAGGCTCGACGAAGCCGGTGACGATCATCGCCGCCGCCTCCTCCTGAGGGATACCCCGGCTCATCAGATAGAACAGCTGCTCGTCGCTGATCTTGCTCACCGTGGCCTCGTGGCCGATGGTGACGTTGTCTTCTTCGATCTCCATATATGGATAGGTGTCGGAGCGGGAGATCTCATCCAGGATCAGGGCGTCGCAGTTGACGCTGACTGTAGCCCCTTCGGCGCCCGGGTAAACCCGCACCAGACCCCGATAGGAGGTGCGTCCGCCGTCCTTGCTGATGGACTTGGAGATGATGCGGGAACGGGTGTGCGGCGCCGCGTGGATTGCCTTCCCGCCCGCGTCCTGATGCTGGCCACGGCCCGCAAAAGCGATCGAGAGGATCTCCCCACGGGCCCCCGGCTCCATCAGGTAAACGCTCGGATACTTCATCGTCACCTTGGACCCCAGGTTGCAGTCGACCCATTCCATCACCGCATCCCGGTAAACCACTGCCCGCTTCGTCACCAGGTTGTAGACATTGGTGGACCAGTTCTGAATCGTGGTGTAGCGGACGCGAGCGCCCGGCTTGACGATGATCTCCACCACCGCGCTGTGCAGGGAGTCCGTGGTGTAGATCGGCGCGGTGCAGTTGTGCACGGCGAACCCGCGCACCAAGTAAGAGTTGGGTTCCTCAACATCCAGGTTGAAGACGAACCCGTCATAAGGAACCCGTCGGATGGCCTTGATCGGGACCAGGAAGTAATCCCCGGCGTCGCGAACCTCCCCCATGCGCCGCCCGTGCGTCCAGGTGATGATGAACTGGTCCCTGCGGCGGATCGAACGACCCCGAATGTCATCCGGGCCTCCCTTGCGGACTTGGATGCTGGCGTAGATCCCCTGGCGGGCCAGCAGCTCCTGGATCTGCCGGGCCAGCGTCTCCGAAGCCGTGGCGATCCGGCGCAGCTCCCCGGAGCGCCGCAGCGAGCGGTTCCCATCCCCCGCGAAGTAGGCCTCCAGGAGAGGGGCCACCTGCTCCGGCGGCAGCGCCATGATCGCCTCGCTCAGCTGCTTGTTCGCGGCGCCCTTGCCCGCATGCTCCAGGCAGAACTCCATCAGCTCCCGGGAATATACGGAGATCGTGACGGCATGCTTGCCCCGGATGTGGACCACCTGGGGCTTCTTCCCCGTCACCTGCTGGATGAGGCGCTTGACCTCCTCAATCGCATGGACCTCATGCTCGCCGAAGGAGAAGGCGACCACTGGCTGGCGAAGCGTCTTGTGAACGTATGCGGAGCCTTCCGCCAGATAGTAGCCCAGCAGCCGCAGAAGCTCCGGCGTGAAGGCCGGATGATAGCCCTCTGCCTGGACTTTCGGGAAGACCAGAAAGTCCCCTTCCCGCAGATCTCCAGCCGGCACATACATGGGCCGGGCCTGGAGCAGGCGGCGGGTATCCACCTCAGGCCGCCATCCGTTGCGCGGCCGCCGTCGGACCAGGACGTCCTCCCGGCGCACGACCAGAACGGGATGCTCGGGAGTCAGCCGGAAGGTGTTATAGCGGGAGACCGGCTGGATCTCGATGAGATCTCCTCGATACGGTCGGACCATCACCGCGCGCACCTTCGCCTTGCGGCCGGTCTCGGTGACCACGAAGTCCCCTGGCTTCACCGCCTCGATGTTCACCCAGCGGTCGCCTGTGCTCACCTGTTCCCCAGCCGGTAGACAGCCCTCCACATAATGCACGAACGCCCCTTCCTCCGCGATGATCAGCGTCCGCTCGAACTGCCCCACGTTCTGGGCGTTGATGCGGAAGTAGGCCTGGAGGGGCAGATCCACGTGGACCCCGGGCGGCACGTAAATGAAGGAGCCGCCGGACCAGACGGCGGAGTTCAGGGCGGCGAACTTGTTATCATCGGGCGGGACCACCGTGCCGAAATACTCCCGCACCAGGTCCGGATACTCCCGCACCGCCGTATCGGTGTCCACGAAGATCACACCCAGCTTGCGCAGATGCTCCTGGAGGTTGTGATATACGACTTCGGACTCATACTGTGCGCCCACCCCGGCCAGGAACTTGCGCTCCGCCTCGGGGATCCCGAGGAGCTCGAAGGTGCGCCGGATCTCCTCGGGCACTTCGTCCCAGGAGCGGCTCTTTTTGTCCGTGGGCTTGATGTAGTAGTAGATGTCATCGAAATTGATCCCTGAGAGATCCGCGCCCCATGTGGGCATGGGCTTGGCGAGGAAGATCTCCAGGGCCCGCAGGCGGAACTCCCGCATCCAGTCCGGCTCCCCCTTGAGCCAGGAGATCTCCTCCACGATCTCCCGGGAGAGGCCCTTGCGGGCCTTGTAAACGTAACGCTCGGGCATCGAGAACCCGTATTTATACGTGCCCAGCTCGCTCAGATCGAAGGTCTCCGCCGCCATGATCCCTCCCTTCCTTATGCCGTGGGTTGCTCGGCGAACTGTTCCCGCAGCCACTCGTAGCCTTTCTCCTCCAGCTCCAGGGCCAGCTCCGGCCCGCCGGAGGCCACGATGCGGCCGTTATACATCACGTGGACGAAGTGGGGCTTAACATAGTTCAGGATCCGCTGGTAGTGGGTGATCAACAGGATCCCCATGTGAGGGCCGAAGATCCGGTTGATCCCCTCGGCCACCGTGCGCACCCCGTCGATGTCCAGCCCCGAGTCCGTCTCATCCAGGATGGCCATCTCCGGCTGGAGCACGGCCATCTGGAGGATCTCCAGGCGCTTCTTCTCGCCGCCCGAGAAGCCGTCGTTAACATAGCGAGCGGCGAAGGAATCCTCCAGCCCGAGCAGGGCCAGCTTCTCCCGAAGGAGTTTCCGGAACTCCGGGATCGGAATCCCCTTGTCTTCCGGGTTGAGACGCTTGCGGCGCTCATTGAGGGCGGTGCGCAGGAAGTTCGCCACCGTGACCCCGGGCACCGCCACCGGATACTGGAAGGCCAGGAACAGGCCCAGATGCGCCCGCTCATCCGGGGGAAGCTCCAGGATGTTCCGCCCCTTCCAGAGCACCTCCCCCTGCTCCACGGTATAAGCAGGATGCCCCATCAGAACATACGCGAGGGTGGTCTTGCCGGAACCGTTCGGGCCCATCAGGGCATGGATCTCCCCCTTGCGAACCGTCAGGTTCACCCCCCGCAGGACGGGTTTGCCCTCTACCCGAACGTGCAGGTCCCGAATGATCAGCGCATCCTCCATCGTCGCATGACCTCCCGATCGATAGGTGTGGGATCTCTTCCTCTCTTGCCACGCCCTCGTCGGCACAAAGAGGGGAGGAGAAACCGGAGCCAGCGATCGATCTCCTGGGGCAGGGAAGACCCCCGCCTCTGGCTCCCGAACTCAGGCCTTATCTTACCACGCCGATCTGTGTTTGTCAATACTTTTCATAGAAATCAGAGAAATTGACAATGGGAGCGCGGTCCGGTAAGATAGAGAAAGAGCCGTCCGGGGCGGATGAAAGCCTGGAAGTCCTATCCGGGCTCTAAGGCAGGAAACTCTTGGTCGGGCAACGGAGTAGGAGAAGGAGCGGGCGATGAGCCAGACCCGTCAGCAAATCCTGCAGCGTTTAAAGGAACGGGGGCGGATGACTGTCGCTCAGCTCGCGGAAGAGCTGGGGCTGACGCCGGTTACGGTTCATTATCACTTAAATATCCTGCAACGTCAAGGGCTAGTGGATGCCCAGCTGGAGCGTCGGGGTGTAGGGCGGCCCCGGCTGATCTTCTTCCTGCGGGAGGAGGCCCTCTCCCAGTTTCCCCATGGCTATCATCGACTGGCTGCCCGTCTCCTGAACGAATTGAAAGCCCGTTTGCCGGAGGAAGAAATCCACCGCCTGTTCATCGCGATGGCCCGGGAGATCGCGGTGGAACACGGAGAACGGGTGCGGGCCTGTAAGACCCTGGAGGAGAAGCTGGAGGCGCTGGTCGAGCTGCTGGGGGAGGAGGGCTTCTTGGCCCGCTGGGAGCAGCTGGGCAATGAGCTGCGCCTGCATCAATACAACTGCCCATATAACTATGTGGTCCATCACCATCCGGAAGTGTGTGATCTGGATCGCACCCTGATCGCCCTGACGCTGGGAGCCGATGTGGAGCGCTCCAGTTGCATCTTAAGTGGGGATATATGCTGCACCTTCATCATCAAGCCGCAGTCCGGCCCGCTCTCTGTGGAGCTTCCGTCTGGAACCCGCGGATAGGCGGGAGGGGAGACGGGTGGCTCCGCATGTGCGTTTGTGCCTTCCATAACGGCTCGGAGGAGCCATCCGCCCCGGCCTCCAAAGCTCCCAGGAGAACATCCCGAGCCTAATATCAAGGAGGATGCCGATGAGCGAGATGAATCCGAATGCGGCCTCTCCTTCTCCATCCTCGGAATCCCATGAAGAGCTGGTCCAGAAAATCCGGGAGGCCCTCCGGGCGGTGGTGGATCCCGAGATCGGCATGAATGTGGTCCAGCTGGGCCTGATTCGGAACATTGAAATCCAGCCGGACCTCATTCAGATTACCATGATCCTCACCACCCCCTTCTGCCCGGCAGGCCCCTACCTTCTGGAGCAGGTGCGTTATGTGACCGAGCAGGTCACGGGCCGGCCGACGAAGGTGACGCTGAGCATGGAGATGTGGGATCCCTCTATGATGGAAGAGGAAGCCCTGGCGGAGTGGGGATTGTGGTGAAGGAATGGATAGCCGGAGGCAGCTGACCCCTTTTCAAACACGCGCTCAGGGGGCCGGAAGGATCACGCTGCGATCCTCCGGCTGTTTTCCGTTCCACTCGACCGCAGCTCGTTCCCCGGTTTCCAGATCATAGAGCCCAATCCGAAAGGCAGCGGGTCGTATGCCGGCCGGGATCGGGTGGCGATCGATGATCCGATCCCCCGGGCGCCATGCGTCGGCTGGCGCGAGCCCGCCGGCCACCGGTCCATCGGCCTGGCCGATCATCCGCCCCTCCGGGTCAAGGAGGTGAACGAACACTTGCCATCGACGGCCAGGCGCCGCCTCCGCTTCCCAGAGCAGGATCAGCTCTCCAGTTGATCTCTCCACCCGCCAGCCTCGAAGCACAATTCCCCCATCCAGGCGCGGGGCTGGATCCAGCGGGTTGAATCCCTCCTCCCCCGTGGAAGCCTCTCTCACCAGCCAGATGCGATGCAACGGGATCCAGCTCAGATCCTCCCGGAACACATAGATGGCGTGATCCGGCAGCGCATCCCGGAGCTCGTGGAAGCCCATGGGGGACGCTGGCGTGAACCAGTTCGGATAGAGCGCCTCTACTCGCGCGCTCCGCACCCACCCCGCCGGCCGATCTGTCAGATCCGGCCCGCCGTTGATCCGGATATACCAGGCCAGCTGCCGATCGTCCGTGATCAGCACGGCCCCTGCTCCTCCATAGGGATAGGGATCGTAACGGGCTCGGAACCAGCGATAGCCCACGTTGTAAGGCGGGTTCACGAAGATCATGGGGTGCGCTTCCGCTGCCCTAGCGGCCTGGGCCATTCCCCGGAGGATCGTGGTTGCATCCCGGTAATAGCCCAGCGAGCTGGTGAGGAACAGAAAGGCAATCGTCAGCGTGCCTCCCATGATCGCTCCGGCCGCGATACGACCCCATATTCCCCGCTGCCGGGTGCCCTCCAGGACGCCTGCCCAGGCCAGGGCGCTCCAGAGACCGGGGATGAGCAGCATTCGCGGATAGTTCATCATACCGGAAGCGGGACCCCAGAAGATCAGTGCCGGGGCGATGCTGACCCCAAACCCCCAGAACCCCAGGGGGACTGTCCATCGGGGCCGGGCCCATAGGGCCATCCCCACCGTGATCCCGAACCCCAGCCCCAGGAAGGCCCAATCCTCGGGTCGCAGCGCCCGCAGGAGGATCGGTCGGGGCGCGAACAGGGCCTTCCACAGGGCCCCGAAGATCGGCCCCAGAGGATGCAGCCAGCCCTGCATGGCGTAGAGGCTGCTTTCCAGGGTGAAGAGGGGCAGGGCCAGGACACCCGGGTCGCCCCGGGGAAGGGTGCGCCAGAACAGCATGTAACCGGCTCCCAGGGCGAAGCCCATCGGGATCGCGCGACCCAAAACGGGGAACCGGCCTGGGCGCGCCACTGCGATCCCCAGCAGCCACGCCGGCCAGACGATGCCGGTCTCGTGGGAGAGGATGGCGGCCAGATAGGCTCCCAGGCCGGCGAGGACGCTTCCCATGGTCCCCCGGGAGCCGGGACGGAGGATCACCAGGGTGGCGATCAGCATCCAGAACAGGGCGAGGCTGTGGACAGATCCCATCACGAAGGCGATGGGTTCGTGCGCGAAGGGGAAGAGGCCGAACAGCGCCGTCGCGCTCCAGGCGAGGGCGGGCGAGGCTCCCAGGCGCCGGAGGACCACATAGCCCATGGCCGTGTTCAGCATGTGCGTGCTCAGAGTGAGGAAGTGGAAAACGGCGCCGTCGTAACCGAATCCCCGCTGGACCATCCAGAACACCGACATCGAGAGCGGCCGGTAGTGCAGGAAACCCTGAGCGCCCTGAAAAAGGGTGCGGGGATCTCGATGGGCGAGGACGGAAAACAGGAGATCGTCGGAGAAGAAGCCGACGGAAAGCACGGGCATGTAAAGGGCGAAGATCAGGAGGAAGAGGATGCCCCCACCCCAGGCTCTGCGGATCCGGAAGGGACGTTCTATCAGAAGAGAAGGTGGGAAGACGAGCGGAGCCCGCTGCATCGGCGATTCTTTCCGATCCATAGGTAAAGGGTACTGGTGGCAGGGACAGGGATGTGCTCTCTTATGGGCTCAGGAACACCCAGAGCGCCGGCCCGAAGAGGGCCAGACCGACCAGGACGGCGGCGATCGCGCAGAGCAGGACCATCCCGGCGGACACGTCCTTGGCGATCCGGGCCAGCGGATGAGGATGCGGGCTGGTCAGGTCCACCACGGCCTCCAGCGCGGTGTTGAGCAGCTCCGCCGCCCAGACCATGGCGATGGTCAGAACCAGGATGGCCCAGCGGAGCGCGTCGAAGCGAAGCAACCCTGCCAGGGCCACCACCATCGCTGTGATGACCGTGTGGATCCGGAGGTTCCGCTGCGTTCGCCAGGCATAGCGCAACCCGGCGAAGGCGAATCCGAAGCTTTCCCATACGGTGCGGGCGCGCACGCTGGACGTTCCTCCCATCACCGGGCGCGGCGGATTTCCTCCACGGCCTGAGGGTTCTCCAGGGCGGAGAGATCGCCGGGGTCCCGTCCGAGATAGATGGCGCGGATCACCCGGCGCATCAGCTTGGCGTTGCGCGTCTTTGGGATATCCCGAACGAAGCGAACCTCTTTCGGTGCCAGGGCTTTCCCCATCCGATGCGCCACGTGCTCGATCAGGGCCGCTCGCAGGGTTTCATCCGGCTCATGGCCGGGTCGCAGCACCACGAAAGCCACCGGGACCTCGCCCCTGATCTCATCCGGAACGCCGATCACCGCCGCCTCGGCGACGGCCGGATGCTCCACGAGCACCGATTCCATCTCCGCCGGCCCCAGCCGTTTGCCGCCCACCTTCAACGTATCATCCGCCCGCCCCAGGATATACCAGAAGCCATCCTCATCGATGTAAACCAGATCCCCGTGATACCACATTCCTTCAAATCGCGACCAGTAGGTCTCCAGATAACGATCCGGGTCTCCCCAGAAGCTCCGGGTCATCCCGGGGTTGACATTGCGGATCACCAGGAGGCCCACCTCCTCCCGCACCGGCTTCCCTTCTTCGTCCACGCAGTCCGCCTGGACGCCGGGGACCACGGTGTTAAACGAACATGGCTTCAGCGGGCGGACCACCGTGCAGCCGAGGATGCCGCCGAAGACCTCGGTTCCGCCGGAGTAGTTAATGATGGGGCAGCGCTCCTTGCCGACATGGCGGAACGTCCACAGCCAGGGTTCGGGATTCCACGGCTCTCCGGTAGATCCCAGAAGCCGCAGGGAGGGCATGGGATGTCGGTCAGGCCATTCCTCCCCATATCGCATCATCGCCCGGATCAGGGTAGGGGAGATCCCCAGGATCGTCACCCCGTGGCGCTCCACCATGGACCACAGCCGGTCCGGCTCCGGGTAATCCGGCGCCCCGTCATACAGGAAGCAGGCCGCGCCCAGGGTGAGGCTGCCCAGGATCAGCCAGGGCCCCATCATCCAGCCGATGTCGGTCACCCAGTGGATGAGGTCGTCGGGCTTGAGGTCGAAGAGGTGATACATATCCTGGGCCGCTTTGATCGGCGCCCCGCCGTGGACGTGGACGGTGCCTTTGGGCCGGCCGGTGGTCCCGGAGGTGTAGATGATCATGAACGGCGTTTCGCTGGGGAACGCGGGGGCTTCACCACCGGGGGAATGGGGGGCGGTGATCTCATGGAGCCACTGATCCCGACCCTCATGCCACGGGATCAGATTCCCGGCCCGGCGGACGACCAGGGTTTTTTCCACACCTGGGGCCCCCTGAAGGGCTTCATCCGCGATCTCCTTCATCGGCACGATTCGCCCCCGCCGGGGGAATCCGTCGGCGGTGATCAAAAAACGAGCCCCCGCATCCTGCAAGCGCACCGCCACCGCTTCAGGGCCGAAGCCGGAGAACAGAGGGATGACGATAGCACCGATCCGCATGGCGGCCAGCAGGGCGAAAGCGACCTCCGGGATCATCGGAAGGAACAGACCGATTCGATCCCCGGGCTGCGCACCCATCGCCTGAAGCGCCCTCGCCAGTCGGGCGACCTCCTCGAAAACCTGGCGGTAAGTGTAGCGACGGATCTCCCCCTCTTCCCCTTCCCAGATCAGCGCCAGCCGATCCCCTCGCCCGGCCTCCAGGTGGCGATCCAGCGCGTTCTCCGTAGCGTTCAGGGTTCCGCCCACAAACCACTGCGCCCACGGGGCCCCACGACTGAGATCCACAGTTTCGCGATAGGGGGTCCGCCAGCGGAAACCGGTATCTTCGAAGAACGCTTTCCAGAACCCTGCGGGGTCGGCAAAGGACCACTCGAGGAAGGCTTCATAGGATGGGAAACCCAGACGGCGCATCTGCGCCAAGACGTTGCTGTGTTCCACGGTCTGGGGATCGGGACGCCACGTGATCTGAAGGTTTAACTCCTTCATAAGGCCCCCCGGGATCAGGTTGGGAGTCCCCTGAGGCGGTGAGGAATGGAACGTCCGGTGCATGGGAGATTTTAGCGCGAATCGGGAAGGCGATCACCCAACCGTGGGGGAGGCCGCAGGGCTTTCCCATCTTCCTGACTGGATTCACGCTGCCGGCCTCTCTTAATCTTCACGCAGATAACGGAGCTCGTGGGCTTTGCGCTCCAATTCTTCCCGGAAATCCGGATGGGCGATCCCAATCAGGGCGCGGGCCCGCTGGCGGATGGTCTTCCCATAGAGGTCCGCGACTCCCCACTCGGTGACCACGAAGCGAACGTGGTTGCGGGTGGTGGTGACCCCGGCGCCGGGTTTCAGCATGGGCACAATGCGGCTGACCACCGTGCCGTCCTTCAGGCGGGCGGTGCTGGGGAGGGCGATGATCGGCAACCCCCCACGGGATCGCGAGGCGCCATAGATGAAATCCAGCTGGCCTCCCACACCACTGTAAAACAAATGGCCGATGCTATCCGCGCAGACC containing:
- a CDS encoding cysteine desulfurase; the encoded protein is MKSVALRTELDVERIRADFPILQQTIRGKPLVFLDSAASSQKPLPVIEAMNEYYRTTHANVHRGVYMLSEQATALYEEARRKIAAFVGAASPREIIFTRNATEAINLVAYAWARPFLREGDEILLTEMEHHSNLVPWFLVAQEKGLRIRYIPIDEEGRLRLDLLDALITERTRLVAVTMMSNVLGTINPLRPIIEKAHAAGAIVLVDGAQGVPHIPVNVQELGCDFLAFSGHKMCGPTGIGVLWGRRELLEAMPPFLGGGDMIRRVTFEGAEWNDLPYKFEAGTPAIAEAIGLGAAVDYLSRIGLEAIHRHEQMLAAYAMERLSEIPGVRIVGPPPAERGGVVSFAMDRVHPHDIATILDREGICIRAGHHCAMPLHERLGLTATARASFYLYNTLEEVDRLIEGLEVVRRTFYRTA
- the sufC gene encoding Fe-S cluster assembly ATPase SufC, with protein sequence MEDALIIRDLHVRVEGKPVLRGVNLTVRKGEIHALMGPNGSGKTTLAYVLMGHPAYTVEQGEVLWKGRNILELPPDERAHLGLFLAFQYPVAVPGVTVANFLRTALNERRKRLNPEDKGIPIPEFRKLLREKLALLGLEDSFAARYVNDGFSGGEKKRLEILQMAVLQPEMAILDETDSGLDIDGVRTVAEGINRIFGPHMGILLITHYQRILNYVKPHFVHVMYNGRIVASGGPELALELEEKGYEWLREQFAEQPTA
- a CDS encoding diacylglycerol kinase family protein, producing the protein MRARTVWESFGFAFAGLRYAWRTQRNLRIHTVITAMVVALAGLLRFDALRWAILVLTIAMVWAAELLNTALEAVVDLTSPHPHPLARIAKDVSAGMVLLCAIAAVLVGLALFGPALWVFLSP
- the sufD gene encoding Fe-S cluster assembly protein SufD — protein: MAEAHLLREARGIGPEAFEAFLETREEPEWLRQARREAWQILRETPKPGPNDEAWRRTDIRALAIEELETVIVSDGATPPEEMRQIPERRDDLAGGLLLFNGRPLLRWADERLERRGLIFTDLLTAIREHPDRVAPYLGEIVRPGDGFFAAMNAAFWRNGIFLYVPRDLEIPLPLRAVIGLQGAPTDLSRILIVVEPGAQVTFIDERLADDAVGAAFHNGTVEIHLKENARLTYIALQNWGRYMWNFTHERAFVDRDSTLDWVVIGMGGGITKTFLEVALIGRGATAYMSGIFFLDGQQHADYDTEQDHIAPYTKSDLLYKVALKDRARSVWQGMIRAHPGAQKTDAYQANRNLILSPHARADSIPGLEIMANDLRCTHGATVGQINEEELFYLMSRGLSRAVATRLIVEGFFAPVLDRIPVPDIRRQADAIIHRKLGVPPEEEF
- the sufB gene encoding Fe-S cluster assembly protein SufB, which codes for MAAETFDLSELGTYKYGFSMPERYVYKARKGLSREIVEEISWLKGEPDWMREFRLRALEIFLAKPMPTWGADLSGINFDDIYYYIKPTDKKSRSWDEVPEEIRRTFELLGIPEAERKFLAGVGAQYESEVVYHNLQEHLRKLGVIFVDTDTAVREYPDLVREYFGTVVPPDDNKFAALNSAVWSGGSFIYVPPGVHVDLPLQAYFRINAQNVGQFERTLIIAEEGAFVHYVEGCLPAGEQVSTGDRWVNIEAVKPGDFVVTETGRKAKVRAVMVRPYRGDLIEIQPVSRYNTFRLTPEHPVLVVRREDVLVRRRPRNGWRPEVDTRRLLQARPMYVPAGDLREGDFLVFPKVQAEGYHPAFTPELLRLLGYYLAEGSAYVHKTLRQPVVAFSFGEHEVHAIEEVKRLIQQVTGKKPQVVHIRGKHAVTISVYSRELMEFCLEHAGKGAANKQLSEAIMALPPEQVAPLLEAYFAGDGNRSLRRSGELRRIATASETLARQIQELLARQGIYASIQVRKGGPDDIRGRSIRRRDQFIITWTHGRRMGEVRDAGDYFLVPIKAIRRVPYDGFVFNLDVEEPNSYLVRGFAVHNCTAPIYTTDSLHSAVVEIIVKPGARVRYTTIQNWSTNVYNLVTKRAVVYRDAVMEWVDCNLGSKVTMKYPSVYLMEPGARGEILSIAFAGRGQHQDAGGKAIHAAPHTRSRIISKSISKDGGRTSYRGLVRVYPGAEGATVSVNCDALILDEISRSDTYPYMEIEEDNVTIGHEATVSKISDEQLFYLMSRGIPQEEAAAMIVTGFVEPLVKELPMEYAVEMNRLIRLQMSGSVG
- a CDS encoding helix-turn-helix transcriptional regulator translates to MSQTRQQILQRLKERGRMTVAQLAEELGLTPVTVHYHLNILQRQGLVDAQLERRGVGRPRLIFFLREEALSQFPHGYHRLAARLLNELKARLPEEEIHRLFIAMAREIAVEHGERVRACKTLEEKLEALVELLGEEGFLARWEQLGNELRLHQYNCPYNYVVHHHPEVCDLDRTLIALTLGADVERSSCILSGDICCTFIIKPQSGPLSVELPSGTRG
- a CDS encoding metal-sulfur cluster assembly factor, with the protein product MSEMNPNAASPSPSSESHEELVQKIREALRAVVDPEIGMNVVQLGLIRNIEIQPDLIQITMILTTPFCPAGPYLLEQVRYVTEQVTGRPTKVTLSMEMWDPSMMEEEALAEWGLW